The Lampris incognitus isolate fLamInc1 chromosome 17, fLamInc1.hap2, whole genome shotgun sequence genome contains a region encoding:
- the pts gene encoding 6-pyruvoyl tetrahydrobiopterin synthase isoform X1, with the protein MRATRPDVNQWHRRTGAKRPGSSSSHVSYSLSCLAGRGGFSFPVNRPSAVCGEESRHGRPEGRRGADGLHHPGPVFQRLPSAAQEVIMIPLDHKHLDKDVPYFADVVSTTENLAVYIWDNMVKVLPPNLLYEVKIYETDNNIVVYRGE; encoded by the exons ATGCGCGCCACACGCCCGGATGTAAACCAATGGCATCGCCGGACGGGCGCTAAAAGGCCGGGCTCCTCTTCCTCCCATGTGTCGTATTCCCTGTCGTGCTTAGCGGGTCGAGGGGGATTCTCGTTCCCGGTAAACCGCCCGTCAGCTGTCTGCGGAGAAGAGAGCCGCCATGGCCGCCCGGAGGGACGACGCGGAGCGGACGGGCTACATCACCCGGGTCCAGTCTTTCAGCGCCTGCCATCGGCTGCACAG gagGTCATCATGATTCCACTGGATCATAAACACTTGGACAAGGATGTTCCATACTTTGCTGATGTCGTCAG CACCACAGAGAACCTTGCTGTTTACATATGGGACAACATGGTGAAGGTCCTCCCACCCAATCTACTCTATGAGGTTAAGATTTACGAGACTGACAACAACATCGTTGTATATCGAGGAGAATAG
- the pts gene encoding 6-pyruvoyl tetrahydrobiopterin synthase isoform X2, producing MAARRDDAERTGYITRVQSFSACHRLHSVKLSDEDNKRTFGKCNNPNGHGHNYKVEVTVRGSIDRTTGMVMNLTDLKKCIHEVIMIPLDHKHLDKDVPYFADVVSTTENLAVYIWDNMVKVLPPNLLYEVKIYETDNNIVVYRGE from the exons ATGGCCGCCCGGAGGGACGACGCGGAGCGGACGGGCTACATCACCCGGGTCCAGTCTTTCAGCGCCTGCCATCGGCTGCACAG TGTGAAGTTAAGTGATGAGGATAACAAGAGAACATTTGGAAAATGTAACAACCCAAATGGCCATGGGCACAACTACAAAG TGGAGGTGACAGTACGGGGAAGC ATTGATCGTACTACAGGCATGGTCATGAACCTAACAGACCTCAAAAAGTGCATCCAT gagGTCATCATGATTCCACTGGATCATAAACACTTGGACAAGGATGTTCCATACTTTGCTGATGTCGTCAG CACCACAGAGAACCTTGCTGTTTACATATGGGACAACATGGTGAAGGTCCTCCCACCCAATCTACTCTATGAGGTTAAGATTTACGAGACTGACAACAACATCGTTGTATATCGAGGAGAATAG
- the pts gene encoding 6-pyruvoyl tetrahydrobiopterin synthase isoform X3: MAARRDDAERTGYITRVQSFSACHRLHSVKLSDEDNKRTFGKCNNPNGHGHNYKVEVTVRGSEVIMIPLDHKHLDKDVPYFADVVSTTENLAVYIWDNMVKVLPPNLLYEVKIYETDNNIVVYRGE, from the exons ATGGCCGCCCGGAGGGACGACGCGGAGCGGACGGGCTACATCACCCGGGTCCAGTCTTTCAGCGCCTGCCATCGGCTGCACAG TGTGAAGTTAAGTGATGAGGATAACAAGAGAACATTTGGAAAATGTAACAACCCAAATGGCCATGGGCACAACTACAAAG TGGAGGTGACAGTACGGGGAAGC gagGTCATCATGATTCCACTGGATCATAAACACTTGGACAAGGATGTTCCATACTTTGCTGATGTCGTCAG CACCACAGAGAACCTTGCTGTTTACATATGGGACAACATGGTGAAGGTCCTCCCACCCAATCTACTCTATGAGGTTAAGATTTACGAGACTGACAACAACATCGTTGTATATCGAGGAGAATAG